The following coding sequences are from one Paenibacillus stellifer window:
- a CDS encoding accessory gene regulator B family protein, with the protein MILEELSKRIAIRIKKLDPEGPGSVEVLSYGIGLKLNLYFGIISTIVFGLLFSDILHSILALASFMVLRKFSGGFHLPITVCSIVTGLGAALIPLFTLSHVAILLLTGLSFLIALRYAPNNYEEIYNVKFDAWSKWISLLIISSNLYLNSSILALSFMIQCLLLLPIYPRKGGEQQ; encoded by the coding sequence ATGATATTAGAAGAGCTGTCGAAGCGTATCGCAATAAGGATAAAAAAGCTTGATCCGGAGGGTCCTGGCTCGGTTGAGGTGCTAAGCTACGGGATTGGGTTAAAGTTGAACCTGTATTTCGGGATTATCTCCACAATTGTATTCGGGCTCTTGTTTAGCGATATTCTCCATTCGATTCTTGCGCTGGCTTCGTTTATGGTTCTTCGGAAGTTTTCCGGCGGTTTTCATTTGCCTATTACCGTATGCTCAATTGTTACAGGACTTGGAGCCGCACTTATTCCGCTGTTTACTTTGAGCCATGTAGCTATTCTGCTTTTGACAGGATTGTCTTTCCTGATCGCTTTACGGTATGCGCCGAATAATTATGAAGAGATTTACAATGTTAAGTTTGACGCTTGGTCGAAGTGGATTTCTCTCCTCATTATTTCTTCTAATTTATATCTTAATTCTTCCATACTGGCACTTTCATTTATGATTCAATGTCTGCTTCTGCTTCCGATATACCCCAGGAAAGGAGGTGAACAACAATGA